TGGGACGAAAGTATACCTGGATATTTAGAAATAGACCTTGTAGGTCATGAAGGAGGAGATCCAAGAGGAGAATTTATCCATACTCTAACTGCAGTTGACATTTGCACTGGTTGGATAGAAATAGATGCATTAAAAAATAAAGCTCAAAGGTGGGTTTTTGAATCAATAGATGAAATAAAGAAACGCTTACCTTTTAAACTCTTTGGAATTGATTCTGATAATGGAGCGGAGTTTATAAATCATCAACTTCATCGTTATTGTGTTGAAAATAATATAACGTTCACAAGGTCAAGAAAATATAGAAAAAACGATAACTGCTATGTGGAACAGAAAAACTACTCTGTAGTAAGAAAATATGTTGGTTATTTTAGATATGATAGAGAAGTTGAGCTAATGACTTTAAAAAAGCTTTATGAAAGCTTAAGGCTATATATAAACTTTTTTCAGCCTGTAATGAAACAAATCTCAAAAGAAAGAGTTGGAAGTAAAGTTACAAAAAGATATGATAAAGCAAAAACTCCTTATCAAAGAATATTAGAAAATCCTGGTGTAGAAAAAATAGATAAAGAAAAGTTAAGAGA
Above is a genomic segment from Thermodesulfobium sp. 4217-1 containing:
- a CDS encoding transposase; protein product: MKERKAVVSEIAKRYKKAGKKQKGIILDELIALTGYNRSYACFLLSSYEKIVRMNNRVLKVDLTMKTKKKKSKYYDNDVKKALIKVWDVLDCPCGKRLKPVLPEIIYKLKEFKEIQIETDVEEKLFKISASTIDRILSEYKRMNKPKGKTYTKPGSLLKSQIPIRTFSEWDESIPGYLEIDLVGHEGGDPRGEFIHTLTAVDICTGWIEIDALKNKAQRWVFESIDEIKKRLPFKLFGIDSDNGAEFINHQLHRYCVENNITFTRSRKYRKNDNCYVEQKNYSVVRKYVGYFRYDREVELMTLKKLYESLRLYINFFQPVMKQISKERVGSKVTKRYDKAKTPYQRILENPGVEKIDKEKLREQYTKLNPAELQRQIVKLQKNY